The sequence AACGGGAGAGAGGATGAGTCGACGAGAGTTTTCTCGTCGGCAGAGGTCCCAACTTATCAGAATCTCAGGAGGTGAATTTCATGGCAACTGTGGAACATGCAGGAAAGACATTCGAAATTGACGAGGATGGATTCATAGATTCCTTTGACAATTGGTGCCCTGAGTGGGTGGACTTTGTAAAGAGCTCAGAGGGGATCCAGGAACTCACCGAAGAGCACTGGAAGGTCATCCACGTTTTGCAGGACTATTACAAGAAGCACGGCATTGCTCCTATGGTGCGAATCTTGAC is a genomic window of Deltaproteobacteria bacterium containing:
- a CDS encoding TusE/DsrC/DsvC family sulfur relay protein: MATVEHAGKTFEIDEDGFIDSFDNWCPEWVDFVKSSEGIQELTEEHWKVIHVLQDYYKKHGIAPMVRILTKVTGYKLKYIYELFPSGPGKGACKMAGLPKPTGCV